The sequence GCCATCGGGTCGAGCGTGCCGCAGTGGCCCACCTTCTTTGTGTTCAGGACACGGCGGGCGATGGCAACAACGTCGTGCGACGTCATTCCCTGGGCCTTGTCGACCAGGAGAACGCCGTCAATTTCGGTTGCGGATTTCATGACAAACAGCTTCTAAAAAACGTTCTTTGACTTCCTCGAGTCCGCCGCGCACGCGCGCGCCAGCGGCGAGAGGGTGACCGCCCCCCTTGAAAAGGGCGCAGATTTTGCACACGTCGACGCTCGGGTCCTTGGACCTTGCGCTCACGCGTACCTTGGCCTCGGGCAGTTCCTCGAAGAAAACTGCCGCGATCACGCCCTCGACGGAGCGCAGGTGATCGATGATGCCCTCGTTGTCCTCGGGCAATACGCCGAGGCGGTCGACATCGGCCAGGGTGAGGGAAAAACAGGCGACGCGCCCCTCGCAGGAAAACTCCGCGCCGTTCAGCGCGTGGCGCAGCAGCTCCAGACGGCGGCGGGGCTGGTTCTCATACATGTCACGCGAGATTTGCGCGACGTTCACTCCGGCGGCGACGAGCTCCATTGCGGCCTGGAAGGTGCGCGGGCCCGTGCCTGCGTATTGAAAGGAACCGGTATCCGTAGAGATCGCCGCATAAAGATTGGCGGCCTGGTCGGGCGTGATCGCAATCTGGCGGTCACGGAAGAACTCGCAAAGGATCTGTCCCGTAGCCGGGGCAGAGGGGTCGATATAGTTCAGATCGCCGTACCGGTCGTTGCTCACATGGTGGTCGATGTTGATCCACAATGCGCCGTCCTTGATGGCGGGAATGACCGTGCCGAGGCGTTTCTTGACTGAATTATCCAGCGCCACCACGGCGTCGAAGGCCTGCGGCTCCTCGGGAGGAGTCGTTACCATTTCGTGGCCGGGGAGATAGCGAAACTTGTCGAGCATGCCGTCCTCATTCCAGGTGACGACCTCCTTGCCGAGGCTCTTGAGCCAGAGGGCAAAGGCGATGGTGCAGCCGAGGGCGTCGCCGTCGGGGCGCAGGTGGCTGACGACGAGGATGCGCTGCTTGTCGGAGAGGGCTGCGGAGATTTCCGCGAACGTGGCGTTCATTTCTCCGGTTCGTTCAGGTCCAGTTCCTCAAGGATATTCA comes from Terrimicrobium sacchariphilum and encodes:
- a CDS encoding DHH family phosphoesterase — protein: MNATFAEISAALSDKQRILVVSHLRPDGDALGCTIAFALWLKSLGKEVVTWNEDGMLDKFRYLPGHEMVTTPPEEPQAFDAVVALDNSVKKRLGTVIPAIKDGALWINIDHHVSNDRYGDLNYIDPSAPATGQILCEFFRDRQIAITPDQAANLYAAISTDTGSFQYAGTGPRTFQAAMELVAAGVNVAQISRDMYENQPRRRLELLRHALNGAEFSCEGRVACFSLTLADVDRLGVLPEDNEGIIDHLRSVEGVIAAVFFEELPEAKVRVSARSKDPSVDVCKICALFKGGGHPLAAGARVRGGLEEVKERFLEAVCHEIRNRN